One Egicoccus halophilus genomic region harbors:
- the ligA gene encoding protocatechuate 4,5-dioxygenase subunit alpha: MTTVKREYDDIPGTYVFDGRRARQGYALNKFLKTLDESASRDEFRTDETTYLDRFKLSEEQRQAVLERDWNRLLELGGNVFYIWKLCVFDGCSMQYMGGQMSGMSEEEFREMMLSGGRQTRWLR, translated from the coding sequence ATGACGACCGTGAAGCGTGAGTACGACGACATCCCCGGCACCTACGTCTTCGACGGGCGCCGCGCGCGGCAGGGCTACGCCCTGAACAAGTTCCTGAAGACCCTCGATGAGTCGGCGAGTCGGGACGAGTTCCGAACCGACGAGACCACCTATCTCGACCGGTTCAAGCTGTCCGAGGAGCAGCGTCAGGCCGTCCTCGAGCGCGACTGGAACCGTCTGCTCGAACTGGGCGGCAACGTGTTCTACATCTGGAAGCTGTGCGTCTTCGACGGCTGCTCCATGCAGTACATGGGCGGACAGATGTCGGGCATGTCCGAGGAAGAGTTCCGCGAGATGATGCTCAGCGGAGGAAGGCAAACACGATGGCTGAGGTGA
- a CDS encoding class III extradiol dioxygenase subunit beta: MAEVIAGVASSHVPPIGAAMDHGKTEEPYWAPLFAGYERAREWMAANTPDVCVLVYNDHANAFGMEMIPTFAIGVADEFEPADEGFGPRPVPTVQGHPELAWHLAESLILDEFDMTIVNEMTVDHGFTVPLSILFGKVEQWPCPVIPIVVNVTQFPPPTGARCYALGQAIRRAIDAFDQDLRVAVLGTGGMSHQLGGARAGLINEEFDRDFMDRIGPDPESLLDLTHTDYIRQAGTEGVELVMWFIMRGALDEKVREVHRHYHVAASNTATGLILYENV; the protein is encoded by the coding sequence ATGGCTGAGGTGATCGCGGGCGTCGCCAGCTCGCACGTGCCCCCGATCGGGGCCGCCATGGACCACGGCAAGACCGAGGAACCGTACTGGGCACCGTTGTTCGCTGGCTACGAGCGGGCCCGCGAATGGATGGCGGCGAACACGCCGGACGTGTGCGTGCTGGTGTACAACGACCACGCGAACGCCTTCGGCATGGAGATGATCCCCACGTTCGCCATCGGGGTCGCGGACGAGTTCGAGCCGGCGGACGAGGGGTTCGGACCGCGTCCGGTGCCGACCGTGCAGGGGCATCCCGAGCTGGCCTGGCACCTGGCCGAGTCGCTCATCCTCGACGAGTTCGACATGACGATCGTCAACGAGATGACGGTCGACCACGGATTCACGGTGCCGCTGTCGATCCTGTTCGGCAAGGTGGAGCAGTGGCCGTGCCCGGTGATCCCGATCGTGGTGAACGTCACCCAGTTTCCCCCGCCGACCGGCGCGCGCTGCTACGCGCTCGGCCAGGCAATCCGGCGGGCGATCGACGCCTTCGACCAGGACCTGCGCGTGGCGGTGCTCGGCACCGGCGGCATGTCCCACCAGTTGGGTGGCGCGCGGGCCGGGCTGATCAACGAGGAGTTCGACCGCGACTTCATGGACCGCATCGGCCCGGACCCGGAGTCGTTGCTGGACCTGACGCACACCGACTACATCCGGCAGGCCGGCACCGAGGGCGTCGAACTCGTGATGTGGTTCATCATGCGAGGCGCACTCGACGAGAAGGTCCGCGAGGTGCATCGCCACTACCACGTGGCGGCCTCGAACACCGCGACCGGCCTGATTCTCTACGAGAACGTCTGA
- a CDS encoding aldehyde dehydrogenase family protein yields the protein MTDTETRTALYIGGQVRKTSEVLEVLDPAKPGRVVGTAAAASEADVAEAVAAAKAAYDDWSARSAQDRARMMSEAIAGIADDRDQDAAILSQENGKVRMEAWIDTLVFELRWQLALQHADEVEATTELEPAPGLPVTTEIGYQPLGVVTVIVPFNWPIAILGAALPHALLAGNTAIVKPPPSTPLAMTRLVQRIAEKLPPGVLNIVTGRDEQMAGLIQNVDVAKVCFTGSVNGGKKMMEMASRTLTRVTLELGGNDAAIFCEDAVIDDTHLDRLFAAIYDTTGQICMNAKRVYVHRSRMDELVDGLSRRLEQTVLGYGLDEGTTMGPLHQRAQQEFVTELIQEAKDSGASVLEFGELPGGELEGGNFVRPAIVVDPDPKLKVVTEEQFGPVVPVLPFDSEQEAISAANDTWGGLCGSVWTADPETATRIARQLVCGYVWVNDHGATRLDLRAPFGGMKQSGFGREQGIHGIRAFQDTRSIANIDDEALANAAH from the coding sequence ATGACGGATACCGAGACACGTACGGCGCTCTACATCGGTGGCCAGGTCCGGAAGACCTCGGAGGTGCTCGAGGTCCTGGACCCGGCCAAGCCCGGCCGGGTGGTGGGCACGGCGGCCGCCGCGTCCGAGGCCGACGTCGCCGAGGCCGTCGCCGCAGCGAAGGCGGCGTACGACGACTGGTCGGCACGGTCGGCACAGGACCGCGCCCGGATGATGAGCGAGGCGATCGCCGGCATCGCCGACGACCGTGACCAGGACGCCGCGATCCTGTCCCAGGAGAACGGCAAGGTCCGGATGGAGGCGTGGATCGACACCCTCGTCTTCGAGTTGCGCTGGCAACTGGCGCTCCAGCACGCCGACGAGGTGGAGGCCACGACGGAGCTCGAGCCGGCCCCCGGGCTGCCCGTGACGACCGAGATCGGCTACCAGCCGCTCGGCGTCGTGACGGTGATCGTGCCCTTCAACTGGCCGATCGCGATCCTGGGTGCCGCGCTGCCGCATGCACTGCTCGCCGGGAACACCGCCATCGTCAAGCCGCCGCCGTCGACGCCGCTGGCGATGACGAGGTTGGTGCAGCGCATCGCGGAGAAGCTGCCGCCGGGCGTGCTCAACATCGTCACGGGCCGCGACGAGCAGATGGCCGGCCTGATCCAGAACGTCGACGTCGCGAAGGTGTGCTTCACCGGCTCGGTCAACGGCGGCAAGAAGATGATGGAGATGGCGTCGCGCACGCTGACGCGCGTGACGCTGGAGCTGGGCGGGAACGACGCCGCGATCTTCTGTGAGGACGCCGTCATCGACGACACCCACCTCGACCGGCTCTTCGCCGCCATCTACGACACCACCGGCCAGATCTGCATGAACGCCAAGCGCGTCTACGTCCACCGCTCACGGATGGACGAACTGGTGGACGGCCTGTCCCGGCGGCTCGAGCAGACCGTGCTCGGCTACGGCCTGGACGAGGGCACGACGATGGGCCCGCTGCACCAGCGCGCGCAACAGGAATTCGTCACCGAGCTGATCCAGGAGGCCAAGGACTCCGGCGCGAGCGTGCTGGAGTTCGGCGAGCTGCCCGGCGGTGAGCTGGAGGGTGGCAACTTCGTGCGGCCGGCGATCGTCGTCGACCCGGACCCGAAGCTGAAGGTCGTGACCGAGGAGCAGTTCGGCCCGGTGGTGCCCGTTCTGCCCTTCGACTCCGAGCAGGAGGCGATCAGTGCGGCCAACGACACCTGGGGTGGCCTGTGCGGCTCGGTGTGGACGGCCGATCCGGAGACGGCCACACGCATCGCCCGGCAACTGGTCTGCGGCTACGTGTGGGTGAACGACCACGGCGCCACCCGCCTCGACCTGCGGGCACCGTTCGGTGGGATGAAGCAGTCCGGCTTCGGCCGGGAGCAGGGCATCCACGGCATCCGCGCCTTCCAGGACACCCGTTCGATCGCCAACATCGATGACGAGGCGCTCGCCAACGCCGCCCACTGA
- a CDS encoding aldehyde dehydrogenase family protein, producing MTSESRGMWIGGEHVVADRWIESFDPATEEVIGRVPAGGAAQVDRAVAAAKAAFDDWRYLAANDRAELLHEAYARSMAHHGELVELLTREQGKPRPEQEEEAEWALTSLRYYAELGRNGLGRVVPSAEPRTQLNLVLKEPYGVVGAIVPWNYPLLLLGWKLAPALAAGNTVVVKPSELTSLVTLEWIERCFDHFPPGVVNVVTGSGAEAGEALVRHPDVRVVAMTGSVATGQRIASVAAPLMKHLHLELGGKDAFVVAPDAELEPAADALAYSALLNSGQVCTSSERVFVPAARREEFAEALTAKVGELRLGHGLDAGTDLGPLADAAFRDKVDAHVRDAVDRGARVLTGGQRPDRRGWFYEPTVLVDVDDDMVIMTEETFGPTIPVATYDGFDEVIDRVNASELGLGATLRSSDPLLIKRFYERVKAGTVWINDPLTDNYAGPFGGMKMTGGGRELGPEGLETFLETKHVHWDFDQASKDWWFPYR from the coding sequence ATGACGAGCGAATCCCGCGGCATGTGGATCGGCGGCGAGCACGTGGTCGCCGACCGTTGGATCGAGAGCTTCGATCCGGCGACCGAGGAGGTCATCGGCCGGGTACCGGCCGGCGGTGCGGCGCAGGTCGACCGGGCGGTGGCCGCAGCGAAGGCGGCGTTCGACGACTGGCGCTACCTGGCCGCGAACGACCGCGCGGAACTGCTGCACGAGGCGTACGCGCGCTCGATGGCGCACCACGGCGAGCTGGTCGAGCTCCTCACCCGCGAACAGGGCAAGCCCCGGCCCGAGCAGGAGGAGGAGGCGGAGTGGGCGCTGACCTCGCTGCGCTACTACGCCGAGCTCGGTCGCAACGGGCTCGGTCGGGTGGTGCCCTCGGCGGAGCCGCGCACGCAGCTCAACCTGGTGCTCAAGGAACCCTACGGGGTGGTCGGGGCGATCGTGCCGTGGAACTATCCGCTGCTGCTGCTGGGCTGGAAGCTCGCGCCGGCGCTGGCGGCCGGCAACACGGTGGTGGTCAAGCCCTCGGAGTTGACCTCGCTGGTCACCCTCGAGTGGATCGAGCGCTGCTTCGACCACTTCCCTCCCGGCGTGGTGAACGTGGTGACCGGTTCCGGTGCCGAGGCGGGCGAGGCGCTGGTGCGCCATCCCGACGTGCGGGTCGTGGCCATGACCGGGTCGGTCGCGACCGGTCAGCGCATCGCCTCGGTCGCCGCCCCGCTGATGAAGCACCTGCATCTCGAGCTGGGCGGCAAGGACGCGTTCGTGGTGGCACCCGACGCGGAGCTCGAGCCCGCGGCGGACGCGCTGGCGTACTCGGCGCTGCTCAACAGCGGACAGGTGTGCACCTCGTCCGAGCGGGTGTTCGTGCCCGCGGCGCGACGCGAGGAGTTCGCCGAGGCGTTGACCGCCAAGGTCGGCGAGCTGCGGCTCGGGCACGGGCTGGACGCCGGCACGGACCTCGGGCCGCTCGCCGACGCGGCGTTCCGCGACAAGGTCGACGCGCACGTGCGCGACGCGGTCGACCGGGGCGCGCGGGTGCTCACCGGTGGGCAGCGGCCGGACCGGCGCGGGTGGTTCTACGAGCCGACCGTGCTGGTCGACGTCGACGACGACATGGTCATCATGACCGAGGAGACGTTCGGTCCGACGATCCCGGTGGCGACCTACGACGGTTTCGACGAGGTCATCGACCGGGTCAACGCCTCGGAACTCGGCCTCGGCGCCACGTTGCGTTCGTCCGACCCGCTGCTGATCAAGCGCTTCTACGAGCGCGTGAAGGCCGGCACGGTGTGGATCAACGATCCGTTGACCGACAACTACGCGGGACCGTTCGGTGGCATGAAGATGACGGGCGGCGGCCGTGAGCTCGGCCCCGAGGGGCTCGAGACGTTCCTCGAGACCAAGCACGTGCACTGGGACTTCGACCAGGCCTCCAAGGACTGGTGGTTCCCGTACCGCTGA
- a CDS encoding CoA-acylating methylmalonate-semialdehyde dehydrogenase, whose protein sequence is MASLLSHHVGGRRWSDDDARRGEVFDPATGRVSRHVPLASASTVARVVEVAHEAFTTWRWSTLAQRTRVLFAFRTLVDAHRDELAALIVAEHGKVHDDALGEVQRGLEVVEFACGIPHLLKGGHSVEVSSGVDSWSLRQPLGVVAGITPFNFPAMVPMWMFPLAIACGNTFVLKPSEKDPSVSVRLAELWTEAGLPDGVFNVVHGDREAVDALLTAPDVAAVSFVGSTPIARHVFTTATTHGKRVQALGGAKNHLVVLPDADVELAADAAVAAAFGSAGERCMAISAVVAVGDVGDRLVPAIANRMAALRVGPGTDPQAEMGPLVTAEHRDRVAGYVATGADEGAEVVVDGRGLTVEGAEDGFWLGPCLLDHVTPDMAVHRDEIFGPVLSVVRVGTHADAIALVNANPYGNGTAVFTDSGREARRFQQQIEVGMVGVNVPIPVPMAYYAFGGWKDSLFGDTYVHGTEGVHFYTRGKVVTARWPEQGAGTAAAGTSSLHFPTSD, encoded by the coding sequence ATGGCGTCGCTGCTGTCCCACCATGTCGGTGGCCGGCGGTGGTCCGACGACGACGCCCGGCGCGGGGAGGTGTTCGACCCCGCGACCGGGCGGGTCTCCCGCCACGTGCCGCTCGCGTCCGCGTCGACGGTCGCGCGCGTCGTGGAGGTCGCCCACGAGGCGTTCACCACCTGGCGCTGGTCGACGTTGGCGCAGCGGACGCGGGTGCTGTTCGCCTTCCGGACGCTGGTCGACGCGCACCGCGACGAGCTCGCGGCGCTGATCGTCGCCGAGCACGGCAAGGTGCACGACGACGCGCTCGGTGAGGTGCAGCGCGGCCTCGAGGTGGTCGAGTTCGCCTGTGGGATCCCGCATCTGCTCAAGGGCGGGCACTCCGTCGAGGTCTCCTCGGGTGTCGACAGTTGGTCGTTGCGTCAGCCGCTGGGCGTGGTCGCCGGGATCACGCCGTTCAACTTCCCGGCGATGGTCCCGATGTGGATGTTCCCGCTCGCGATCGCGTGCGGGAACACCTTCGTGCTCAAGCCCAGCGAGAAGGACCCGTCGGTGTCGGTGCGGCTCGCCGAGCTGTGGACCGAGGCCGGCCTGCCCGACGGGGTGTTCAACGTCGTCCACGGCGACCGCGAGGCGGTCGACGCGCTGTTGACGGCACCGGACGTCGCGGCGGTGTCGTTCGTCGGATCGACCCCGATCGCCCGGCACGTGTTCACCACGGCGACCACCCACGGCAAGCGGGTGCAGGCGCTGGGCGGGGCGAAGAACCATCTGGTCGTGCTGCCCGACGCCGACGTCGAGCTGGCGGCGGACGCGGCGGTCGCCGCGGCGTTCGGCTCGGCCGGCGAGCGGTGCATGGCGATCTCGGCGGTGGTCGCCGTCGGCGACGTCGGTGACCGGCTGGTCCCGGCGATCGCGAACCGGATGGCGGCGTTGCGCGTCGGACCCGGTACCGACCCGCAGGCGGAGATGGGCCCCCTGGTCACCGCGGAGCACCGCGACCGCGTGGCCGGCTACGTCGCGACCGGCGCCGACGAGGGCGCCGAGGTGGTCGTCGACGGACGCGGGTTGACCGTGGAGGGCGCCGAGGACGGCTTCTGGCTCGGGCCGTGCCTGCTCGACCACGTGACCCCGGACATGGCCGTCCACCGTGACGAGATCTTCGGGCCGGTGCTCTCGGTCGTGCGCGTCGGCACCCACGCCGACGCGATCGCGCTGGTCAACGCCAACCCGTACGGCAACGGCACGGCGGTGTTCACCGACTCGGGGCGTGAGGCGCGCCGCTTCCAGCAGCAGATCGAGGTCGGCATGGTCGGTGTCAACGTGCCGATCCCGGTGCCGATGGCCTACTACGCGTTCGGCGGTTGGAAGGACTCGCTGTTCGGCGACACGTACGTGCACGGCACCGAGGGCGTGCACTTCTACACGCGCGGCAAGGTCGTCACCGCCCGCTGGCCCGAGCAGGGCGCTGGCACCGCGGCCGCCGGCACGTCGAGCCTGCACTTCCCGACCTCCGACTGA
- a CDS encoding polyamine ABC transporter substrate-binding protein has protein sequence MRIRLLATLLASALVLAACGREVGGETADGAPEGSETAAEDGDDSSGGGDASAAGAECEVDEVDGDLLFYNWSEYMDPDLLTAFGEQYGVSATEDTFTSNEALLAQIRAGGADYDVIVPSDYMVEIMIEEGLLLELDAEAIPNSDNVAEDFANPPYDPELAYSRPYQWGTTGLGVNLEATGPDPEPTWGWLFDPQLRDGLDLSMLDDPRESMGAALYYLGHDPNTTDEAQLEEAAQLIEENTQIVTFTSDQYSELLLTGETDIGQGYSGNILDNIGDDENYAYLIPEEGATIWTDNMAILTSSNSPCTAHTFINFMLDAENGAQLTNYTYYASPNEAATEFIDEEVTSNPAIYPDEDVRENLYFLENTGEAEVLYTDLFTRAQG, from the coding sequence ATGAGGATTCGCCTGCTGGCAACGCTGCTGGCCAGCGCCCTGGTCCTGGCCGCCTGCGGTCGCGAAGTCGGTGGTGAGACCGCCGACGGGGCCCCCGAGGGCTCCGAGACGGCCGCCGAGGACGGCGACGACTCCTCCGGTGGCGGTGACGCGTCCGCGGCCGGCGCCGAGTGCGAGGTCGACGAGGTCGACGGGGACCTGCTGTTCTACAACTGGTCGGAGTACATGGACCCGGACCTGCTCACCGCGTTCGGCGAGCAGTACGGCGTCTCCGCCACCGAGGACACCTTCACCTCCAACGAGGCCCTGCTGGCGCAGATCCGCGCCGGTGGCGCCGACTACGACGTGATCGTCCCGTCCGACTACATGGTCGAGATCATGATCGAGGAGGGCCTGCTGCTCGAGCTCGACGCCGAGGCGATCCCGAACTCCGACAACGTCGCCGAGGACTTCGCCAACCCGCCCTACGACCCGGAGCTGGCCTACTCGCGGCCCTACCAGTGGGGCACGACCGGGCTGGGCGTGAATCTCGAGGCGACCGGCCCGGACCCGGAGCCGACCTGGGGCTGGCTGTTCGACCCGCAGCTGCGCGACGGGCTGGACCTGTCGATGCTCGACGACCCGCGCGAGAGCATGGGAGCCGCGCTGTACTACCTCGGCCACGACCCGAACACCACCGACGAGGCGCAGCTCGAGGAGGCGGCGCAGCTGATCGAGGAGAACACGCAGATCGTGACGTTCACCTCCGACCAGTACTCCGAGCTGCTGCTCACCGGCGAGACCGACATCGGGCAGGGCTACAGCGGCAACATCCTCGACAACATCGGTGACGACGAGAACTACGCCTACCTGATCCCCGAGGAGGGCGCGACGATCTGGACCGACAACATGGCGATCCTGACCTCGTCGAACAGCCCGTGCACGGCGCACACCTTCATCAACTTCATGCTCGACGCCGAGAACGGCGCGCAGCTGACCAACTACACCTACTACGCCTCGCCCAACGAGGCTGCGACCGAGTTCATCGACGAGGAGGTCACGAGCAACCCGGCGATCTACCCCGACGAGGACGTGCGCGAGAACCTGTACTTCCTCGAGAACACCGGGGAGGCCGAGGTGCTCTACACCGACCTGTTCACCCGGGCGCAGGGGTGA
- a CDS encoding ABC transporter permease, giving the protein MSVLEMPGGAGAEVADDSLARPRRGVDRVLAGNAWLVFAFLYLPILVLIVYSFNDNERVGVWTEPSLRWYGELVGNTRVMDALRNSLVVAAVSTVVATVLGTLAGLSMERFRYRGQRMFDGLLYLPVIIPDITMAVMLLLFFVQAFDLIFLATGVQFSRGLGTIMLAHVAFNVSFVALVVRARLAGLDGALEEAAADLYASRWQAFRRVTLPLIAPGVAGGALLALTLSLDDVVITEFVSGAGATTLPVYVFGSLRRGVTPLINAVSVLMLVGSILLVLLSLAVSRRREDAGE; this is encoded by the coding sequence ATGAGTGTGCTGGAGATGCCGGGTGGGGCGGGGGCGGAGGTCGCCGACGACTCGCTCGCCAGGCCGCGCCGGGGGGTCGATCGGGTGCTGGCCGGCAACGCGTGGCTGGTGTTCGCCTTCCTGTACCTGCCGATCCTGGTCCTGATCGTCTACTCGTTCAACGACAACGAGCGGGTGGGTGTGTGGACCGAGCCGTCGTTGCGCTGGTACGGCGAACTGGTCGGCAACACCCGCGTGATGGACGCGCTGCGCAACTCGCTGGTCGTCGCGGCGGTCTCGACGGTGGTGGCGACGGTGCTGGGAACGCTCGCCGGTCTGTCGATGGAGCGCTTCCGTTACCGCGGGCAGCGCATGTTCGACGGGCTGCTGTACCTGCCGGTGATCATCCCGGACATCACGATGGCCGTGATGCTGCTGCTGTTCTTCGTGCAGGCGTTCGATCTGATCTTCCTGGCCACCGGCGTGCAGTTCAGCCGTGGGCTCGGGACGATCATGCTGGCCCACGTCGCGTTCAACGTCTCCTTCGTGGCGCTGGTGGTGCGTGCGCGGCTCGCCGGGTTGGACGGGGCGTTGGAGGAGGCTGCGGCCGACCTGTACGCCAGCCGCTGGCAGGCGTTCCGGCGGGTGACCCTGCCGCTGATCGCCCCAGGGGTCGCCGGTGGTGCGCTGCTGGCGCTGACGTTGTCGCTCGACGACGTGGTGATCACCGAGTTCGTGAGCGGCGCGGGGGCAACGACCCTGCCGGTGTACGTGTTCGGTTCGCTGCGCCGGGGGGTCACGCCGCTCATCAACGCGGTGTCGGTCCTGATGTTGGTCGGGTCGATCCTGCTCGTGCTGTTGTCACTGGCGGTGTCGCGGCGTCGGGAGGACGCGGGGGAGTGA
- a CDS encoding ABC transporter permease, producing MSTTVPPPDVQPDLHDEPPPPGPGLERDAEKAASRRGFLIGLPGLAYLVAFFAAPLLIVVVYSFASRSPRGATVLAGWNLDSYARLTDSLVLTIAWRSLWIAVVTTLICLVLAYPFAYYLATRPVRVRALLLVLVMIPFWSNFLVRTYAWRMLLGSDGPLTRLLQTVGIDATLLFTPTGVMIGLVYGYLPFMILPLYAAVERLDHSLVEAARDLYASGWQAFWKVTWPLSRPGVIAGSILVFIPSFGAYVTPEILGGRGSTMLGSYIARQFIGTASDWPFGSALSVAILVVMLAAATAYFRAGGKNL from the coding sequence ATGTCGACGACCGTTCCTCCCCCCGACGTCCAGCCCGACCTGCACGACGAGCCGCCTCCGCCGGGGCCCGGGCTGGAACGCGACGCCGAGAAGGCCGCCTCCCGACGCGGCTTCCTGATCGGGCTTCCGGGGCTCGCCTATCTCGTGGCGTTCTTCGCGGCCCCGCTGCTGATCGTGGTCGTCTACTCGTTCGCGAGCCGCTCGCCGCGGGGCGCCACCGTGCTGGCCGGCTGGAACCTCGACTCCTACGCGCGGCTGACCGATTCGCTGGTGCTCACCATCGCGTGGCGCTCGTTGTGGATCGCCGTCGTGACGACGCTGATCTGTCTGGTGCTGGCCTATCCGTTCGCGTACTACCTGGCGACCCGGCCCGTCAGGGTCCGGGCGCTGTTGCTCGTGCTGGTCATGATCCCGTTCTGGTCGAACTTCCTCGTGCGCACCTACGCCTGGCGGATGTTGCTGGGCAGCGACGGACCTCTGACCCGGCTGCTGCAGACGGTCGGCATCGACGCGACGCTGCTGTTCACGCCGACCGGCGTGATGATCGGGCTGGTGTACGGCTACCTGCCGTTCATGATCCTGCCGCTGTACGCCGCGGTCGAACGCCTCGACCACTCGCTGGTGGAGGCGGCCCGGGACCTGTACGCCAGCGGCTGGCAGGCGTTCTGGAAGGTGACCTGGCCCCTGTCGCGGCCGGGGGTGATCGCCGGATCGATCCTGGTGTTCATCCCGTCGTTCGGGGCCTACGTCACGCCGGAGATCCTCGGCGGGCGCGGCTCGACGATGCTCGGCAGCTACATCGCCCGCCAGTTCATCGGGACCGCGAGCGACTGGCCCTTCGGCTCGGCGCTGTCGGTCGCGATCCTGGTCGTGATGCTGGCCGCCGCGACGGCCTACTTCCGCGCCGGAGGAAAGAACCTATGA
- a CDS encoding ABC transporter ATP-binding protein, translating into MSDVSLETGRPPVDATASATGVAVALHGVTKRFPGPKGAEAVTAVDAIDLDIADGEFFSLLGPSGCGKTTTLRMIAGFEYPTAGSIRIFGDEVGLLPPNRRPVNTVFQSYALFPHLSVAQNIAFGLEMQKVDKREVRQRVAEVIELVQLQGRESRRPKQLSGGQQQRVALARALVNHPKVLLLDEPLGALDLKLRQAMQLELKQLQERVGITFVYVTHDQEEALTMSDRIAVMDGGRLLQVGAPTEIYDRPRTRFVADFIGDTNLMPATVVDTDTVRLVDGTPVRVASGRPEGATCTLAIRPEQIGLRSPEHDRDPALDAVHGRVQRVTFLGNATSYEVVADGDADLHVRVRQGNAPGIEHFAVGDRVRVRWLPASATVLED; encoded by the coding sequence GTGTCTGACGTCTCGCTCGAGACCGGTCGCCCCCCGGTGGACGCGACCGCGTCCGCCACCGGTGTGGCCGTCGCCCTGCACGGGGTGACCAAGCGGTTCCCCGGACCGAAGGGTGCCGAGGCGGTGACCGCCGTGGACGCCATCGACCTCGACATCGCCGACGGCGAGTTCTTCAGTCTGCTGGGGCCCTCGGGGTGCGGCAAGACGACCACGCTGCGGATGATCGCCGGCTTCGAGTACCCGACGGCCGGCTCGATCCGCATCTTCGGCGACGAGGTCGGGCTGCTGCCGCCCAACCGCCGGCCGGTCAACACCGTGTTCCAGTCCTACGCGTTGTTCCCGCACCTGAGCGTGGCCCAGAACATCGCCTTCGGCCTCGAGATGCAGAAGGTCGACAAGCGCGAGGTGCGCCAGCGGGTCGCGGAGGTCATCGAGCTGGTGCAGCTGCAGGGTCGGGAGTCGCGGCGGCCCAAGCAGCTCTCGGGTGGGCAGCAGCAGCGGGTGGCGCTCGCCCGCGCACTGGTCAACCACCCCAAGGTGCTGCTGCTCGACGAGCCGCTCGGAGCGCTGGACCTCAAGCTGCGCCAGGCCATGCAGCTCGAGCTCAAGCAACTGCAGGAACGGGTCGGCATCACCTTCGTCTACGTCACCCACGACCAGGAGGAGGCGCTGACGATGTCCGACCGCATCGCGGTCATGGACGGTGGTCGCCTGCTCCAGGTCGGGGCACCCACCGAGATCTACGACCGCCCCCGCACCCGGTTCGTGGCCGACTTCATCGGGGACACCAACCTGATGCCGGCGACCGTGGTGGACACCGACACGGTGCGGTTGGTCGACGGCACACCGGTACGCGTGGCCTCGGGCCGACCGGAGGGTGCCACCTGCACGCTCGCGATCCGGCCCGAGCAGATCGGGTTGCGATCTCCCGAACACGACCGGGATCCGGCCCTCGACGCCGTGCACGGGCGGGTGCAGCGGGTGACCTTCCTCGGCAACGCCACCAGCTACGAGGTGGTGGCCGACGGCGACGCGGACCTGCACGTCCGGGTCCGACAGGGCAATGCGCCCGGCATCGAGCACTTCGCCGTCGGTGACCGGGTGCGGGTGCGCTGGCTGCCGGCCAGCGCGACCGTGCTCGAGGACTGA